The genome window TTTACTATTAAAGCCATCACTTGTCATCATCGATGAGCTTGCACATAGCAATACACCCCTTTCTAGGCATCCTAAAAGGTGGCAAGATGTTTTAGAAATTTTGGAAAATGGGATTGATGTCTATACAACATTGAATGTGCAGCATATTGAAAGCCTGAAAGAAATTGTTGAGAGGGTATCTGGTATTCCTGTCAGAGAAACAGTTCCAGATTCCATTATAGAGACAGCTTCATCTATTGAGGTAATTGATATCACTCCAAAAGATCTGCTTCAACGCTTGAGAGAGGGTAAAGTTTATTTGGGTGAGCAGCAAGAGCTTGCAACAGCTCATTTTTTTCAAGAAGATCGGCTAACAGCCTTAAGAGAAGTAGTTTTACGCTTTTCTGCTGGTAAGGTAGATCATGATTTGCATGAAATGAAGGATAACATAACAACTAGAAAAACGTGGAAGGTGCGAGAATATTTGATGGTAGCTGTTAGTGCAAGTGTATTTTCACAAAGGCTTATTAGGACAGCAAAGCGCCTGGCCTTTAGCTTAGATGCCTTGTGGATTGCTATTCACGTGGATGATGGTAAAAGTTTGGATGAAAATGAAACTACAACATTAGAGAAAAATTTGTCTCTTGCAAGAGAACTTGGTGCAGAAGTCATTACAACATATGATTCTGATATTGCAGCGGGCATAGAGCGCATTGCAAGACAAAAAAATATAACACAAATTATTCTTGGGCGCTCTACTAAGCGCTCTATTTTTAATCCCTTTCAAAGGTTTTTTCTGTTAGATAAATTAACCAAAAGATGTGGTGATATAGATGTGCACGTGATTCATCATGAACATCAAAAAATAGAGCCTAATAAAAAGATATCTTTTCTTTCATTTTTTAAGACATGGACCACCTATCTTTTTGTATTATGCTTTATGTTGGCCCTCACAGGAGTTAATCTATTTTTCTTGCCCTACATAGGATATAAAATTGCAGGATTTATATTTCTTCTTGGGGTGGTAGCCCTTTCGTTAAGGTTTAGATGGTGGGCAATCCTTTTTGCATCCATTCTTTATGCGCTACTTTGGGATACTTTCTTTATCCCTTCAGCAGATAGCTTAATGACTAGTGCACGAGAAGATCGTGTTTTGTTTTTTTTATATGTGCTAACAGGATTGGTTGTTGGCATTGTAATGGATCGATTTAGGATGCAGAGGATTATGCTTGCAAGGAGGGAAGAGAGGTTATCTATTCTCTATCAGATTTTTAAAGAGATCGCAAGTGCTCCTAGCTCAAAGTATATTAAAGAGATCATAAAAACGCATTTAGAAAGGATCTTAGATGGCCATATCGAAATTATAACTAAAAAGAAAAACTTACTTGAATTTAAGGAAACATCTTTAGCTAAAGACAAAAAAGAACAAGGATCAGTTTATTGGGTGTTTAAGAGTAAAAGGGAGGCTGGAGTCTCTACATCTACATTACCACTTGCAAAGAACCTTTATCTTCCTTTGATAGGGTTTAGTGATATTATGGGCGTGCTTGCTTTTCATTCTAATAGTAAAAAGAAGATCGATATAGAAGAGAAAAACTTTTTATATACTGTTTGTAAACAGTTTGCTATCTATCTGGAGCGAGAATGTGCAGAGGAGCAGATCCGTCAAATGGAGCATGTGAATGAGATTGAAAAAATACACCAAACAATTCTTAAATTGATTTCTCAAAGCTTTAAAGAGCCTTTACTTGGTATACAGAGTGCTGTAAAAGAATTAAAAGTACATAAAAAAGAGATTGGTATTCAACAGATTCACAAGATTGAAAGATTCTCTGTAGACCTTACTAAGATTTTAGACAATATGGCTGTAATGAACGATTTAAGTAGGGGCATTGCTGTTTTTAATAAGAAAAAAAACAGTATAGAAAAACTTGTAAAGGCCTCTATAGGTAATATCCAGGAAGTATATAGCGATCGATATATGAAGCTTGAGATAGAAGAAAACTTACCCCTGGTGCAGTTTGACTTTTCATTTATACGGCTATTGCTCTACAACTTGATCATCAATGCAATTGAGTGTTCCGATTCAATTATTGAGGTGCATGCAAAAAAAAGAGGAAGTTTTATTACGCTTTCTGTACTTGATGAGGGGATTGGAATACCAGAAGACCAGCTAGACACGATCTTCGAGAAGTTTTATCGTATCCCAGGAAGAGCTTCTAAGGGCGTAGGACTTGGCTTGTCTATTGCAAAGGCAATTGCTAAGATTCATGATGGCTACCTTATAGCAGAAAATCGTCCCAGTAAAGGCGCTAAAATCACTTTTTTTCTGCCTTTATAACAAAATCAGTCATTGATGAAAGCCAAAGAAGGTCTCTTATTCAAGGGAGAACTTGCTGTAGGATGATCATAGCTAGACCTATTAAAGTACCGTATTTATTACGGTACTTTAATAAGTCTAATTGTTTTATACTGCTCGCCATTCAACACATGTTTTTAGGAGATGGCGTGGCTATAGCATTGAATTTTTTGGAAGTTGCCGAATGTAAGGTGGATTTGGGATCTCGAAGTAATCTTAATTTTTCTGTCATTGCACATTATAGAGGAAGACTAACGACATCTATTGTTAAAGCAGGATTGGAGCATTGGTCATATCAGCATCCGCTACTACGAGTTGCATTGAAAGTGGTTGATTCTGTGTATCATTTTATCCATTTAGAAACTTTTGAACTGCCTTTCCGAGAAGGTTTGTATGATGGAGAAAATCAATGGAAAAGAGAGGTTCAAATTGAGCTAAGAGATCGATTTACCCAAGAAGACCAACCATTATGGCGTGCATGCCTATTAAAAGGAGATGAAGAGGGAGAAATGCATGTGACTTTTCACCATGTCATTGCTGATGGTATATGTGCAATGCCTGCTATGAACCATTTGTTTGGAATTTTTGCTAATTTATTGCAAGGGACTTCTCCTGCTTATACTTTATTTGATGATGTTATACCGCCTGTAGAATCACTATTTTCCTTATGTACAAAAGAAGTGGAGATAGATAAAGCTGTTCCTGTAAGAATAGAGCGTGATTTTCAGATGGATTTTGTCAAATATGAGCTGGACATGACGATAACAAAAAAGATTCTTGTTTGGTCAAAAGAACAAGGAGTTAAGGTTCATGCGACTCTTTTTGCAGCTTTGTTATTGGCCGTACGTAGAGTTGTAAAGCCCGATTTTGAAAATTTTCAAGCGTTAACTGTGATTAATTATCGCCGTTTTTTTACACCACCTGTACCTAATGAAGTCATGAAGCTTTTACGTGCAGGGATGATTACGGAAGTAGAAGTTGCTCTAGAAGATGATCTTGCGAGTATTGCTAGAGCCATTCACGACGATGTTCACAGTAAGTTAGATTCTGGAGAAGCAATATATCCACTTAAAGTAATGGCAGAAAGATCTTCTGTGGAAATGTCAGCACAAGAGGTGTGGAAAAGAGCTCTAAAACCTTCTAACGTGATTGCAGTTACTAATCTTGGAGTTCTAAATTTTACAGGAGATTACACAGGGTTGGTTTTAGATCAACTTTTTTTTGTTGCTGATGTTAGACCTTTTTTTGAGGAAGCAAATAATTTTGTTTTAGGCGCCCATACCTTTAAAGGGAAGACAATGCTTACCTTATGGTTTTTGCAGGAATTGGTTGAAGAGGTAACTGCAAACCAAATATTAGCACACATGCAAGAAATTTTATCTATACCCAATTAAGTTAAAAAATTGTTTATACGTTCTATTGCCAGATTAATTCCCACTTAACTATATGCTTGAGACAATTTTAACAAGCAAATGTAATTACGCAAGAAGTCTATTGATTAACAGATAGTTGAAAATCGAGCTGATGCTAGTAAATAACGTGTTCAAATATGAGTGTGGGTGAGGGGCGGCATTCTGTCTTGCAAGGAGGTGTTAGTTGGGAAATGTTATCAGCATCGATAACCCATCCACCGCCAAGGGCCTTATAGAGCTCTACAACAGAAATTAAGCAGTCTCCTTGGGCTGTGGCATAATCTAGCTCTACATTAAAGAGCTTCCTTTCTGCGTCTAGGAAGGTAAGGTAATCTGTTTCTCCATTGTTATATTGAATTGTTGCAAGTCTTAGGTAATCTTTTAAAACTTCTACATTATGTTTTTGCACTACTGCAAGTTCTAGGGCTTTTTGATGAGAGATAAGAGCATCAGAAACCTCTTGGAATGCTGTAATAATCGTTTTGATATAGCTGTTAATGGATTCACATTTTTGAGCATTGGAAAGCTCTACTTGCGATATGAGAAGGCCTCCCGTAAAGATTGGCTGAAGGGCATTTAAACTGTAGTTCCAAGTCTCAGCAGGATTTGTAAACAAGCTCTTTAGTGATGTGCTCTCAGTGCCATATAGGCCAGTTAAACTAATATTGGGAAGAAACTGGGCTCTTGCAGCTCCAATTCTAGCATTGGCCGCAATGATTAGTTCTTCTGCACCAATAATATCTGGTCTTTGACATAATAGAAATGAGGGAAGGCCCGCTGGAATATGTGGAGGGATGGGCAATGTTTCAAGAGAGCGCCCTCTTAAGATGGGACTTGGATTGGCTCCAATGAGCACGCTAATTAAATCCTCCTGGAGAGAAATTTGTAATTCAAATTGAATGACTTGCACTTTTGCATCGTCAACTTCTGATTCAGCTTGCCTTACCTCCATAAGAGAGGTTTGCCCTCCCTCGAAACGAGCTTTTGCAAGTCTTAGAGATTCTATTCTAGATTTTAATGTGTCATTTGAAATTTTTAGCTGCTCATCGAATTGTCTCAAAAGAAGGTATCCTGCAGCAACACCGCTAACAACAGTTAAAACAATGGACCTTCTTGCTTCAATGGTACTTAAATATGTGTATAGAGCATTTTCTGTCAAGCTTTGAAGTTGCCCCCATAAGTCAAGATCAAAGGAGAAGTTTAAAAGTCCTTCATATACGTTGTAAATTCTTGCTTGTCCAGGAAGTGAAGGAACAAGAGCTGTTGCTGTTTGTTGTCTTCCAACAACAATATTCCCATTAACTTGAGGGTATTGCGCAGACGCGGCAATGCCAAGGCGTGCATAAAAAGCACATACTGTAGCAGCAGCTATTTTAATATCATAATTGTAACGAAGTGCTTCACAAATAAGTGCGTCAAGAATGGGGTCTTGAAACTGTTTCCACCAACGAAAATTATTTGCTGTGCTTGTATTGTCTGCTGCAAAGCGCCAATTAGGAGGCGAAGTATGGCTTGGTCTATTGTAGGGGGGGTTGAGAGAACAAGATTGTAAAAGAAAGAAAAAAGCTAGAAGGTAGAGTAACCTTTTCACGGCTTTACCCCTTCTTTTGTCTTTACAGGCTCTGTTTTTTCTTTTCTTGTTACAAACTCAATAATTAATCTATAGAAGAGAGGCACAAAAAATATAGCAAGGAATGTTGCAGACAACATGCCTCCCATAACGCCAACACCTACAGAATGGCGGCTTGCAGCTCCAGCTCCTGTGCTGAGTACTAGAGGCACAACACCAAAAACAAAGGTCAAAGAAGTCATCATAATGGCTCTAAAGCGAAGCTTTGCAGCACCAATTGCCGCATCGATGATGGATAGGCCTGATTTTTGCTTGAGGACAGCAAATTCCACAATCAAGATAGCATTTTTTGCTGACAGGGCAATAAGTGTAACAAGGCCTACCTGAAAGTATACATCGTTGGACATACCTTTAATCCATATGGCAATAAATGCTCCAAAAATTCCAAAGGGTACTGCCAAGATGATGGCAAAAGGAAGAGACCATCTTTCATAGAGAGCAGATAAGATTAAAAACACCATGGCAAGGCCTGCAAGAAGAACGATAGAAGATGCACCTCCAGATTGTTCCTCTTGAAATGCTTGTCCATCCCAAGCGTAATCAATACCGGTTGGTAAAACTTCCTTAGCAATCTCTTCCATTGCCTTTAAAGCATCACCAGAACTATATCCAGGAGCTGCTCCTCCATTGATTTTTGATGCTAGATAGCTATTGAAACGATTTACTAAAGATGGACCTTTGCTATA of Chlamydiales bacterium contains these proteins:
- a CDS encoding ATP-binding protein, which produces MEDDDRPNPNEFLESFKASKGNLKIFLGMAAGVGKTYSMLESAQKQKKGGVDLVVGIVETHGRCETAALLEGLKVLSRKQITYKNLQVGELDIDQILLLKPSLVIIDELAHSNTPLSRHPKRWQDVLEILENGIDVYTTLNVQHIESLKEIVERVSGIPVRETVPDSIIETASSIEVIDITPKDLLQRLREGKVYLGEQQELATAHFFQEDRLTALREVVLRFSAGKVDHDLHEMKDNITTRKTWKVREYLMVAVSASVFSQRLIRTAKRLAFSLDALWIAIHVDDGKSLDENETTTLEKNLSLARELGAEVITTYDSDIAAGIERIARQKNITQIILGRSTKRSIFNPFQRFFLLDKLTKRCGDIDVHVIHHEHQKIEPNKKISFLSFFKTWTTYLFVLCFMLALTGVNLFFLPYIGYKIAGFIFLLGVVALSLRFRWWAILFASILYALLWDTFFIPSADSLMTSAREDRVLFFLYVLTGLVVGIVMDRFRMQRIMLARREERLSILYQIFKEIASAPSSKYIKEIIKTHLERILDGHIEIITKKKNLLEFKETSLAKDKKEQGSVYWVFKSKREAGVSTSTLPLAKNLYLPLIGFSDIMGVLAFHSNSKKKIDIEEKNFLYTVCKQFAIYLERECAEEQIRQMEHVNEIEKIHQTILKLISQSFKEPLLGIQSAVKELKVHKKEIGIQQIHKIERFSVDLTKILDNMAVMNDLSRGIAVFNKKKNSIEKLVKASIGNIQEVYSDRYMKLEIEENLPLVQFDFSFIRLLLYNLIINAIECSDSIIEVHAKKRGSFITLSVLDEGIGIPEDQLDTIFEKFYRIPGRASKGVGLGLSIAKAIAKIHDGYLIAENRPSKGAKITFFLPL
- a CDS encoding condensation domain-containing protein, producing the protein MAIALNFLEVAECKVDLGSRSNLNFSVIAHYRGRLTTSIVKAGLEHWSYQHPLLRVALKVVDSVYHFIHLETFELPFREGLYDGENQWKREVQIELRDRFTQEDQPLWRACLLKGDEEGEMHVTFHHVIADGICAMPAMNHLFGIFANLLQGTSPAYTLFDDVIPPVESLFSLCTKEVEIDKAVPVRIERDFQMDFVKYELDMTITKKILVWSKEQGVKVHATLFAALLLAVRRVVKPDFENFQALTVINYRRFFTPPVPNEVMKLLRAGMITEVEVALEDDLASIARAIHDDVHSKLDSGEAIYPLKVMAERSSVEMSAQEVWKRALKPSNVIAVTNLGVLNFTGDYTGLVLDQLFFVADVRPFFEEANNFVLGAHTFKGKTMLTLWFLQELVEEVTANQILAHMQEILSIPN
- a CDS encoding efflux transporter outer membrane subunit, yielding MKRLLYLLAFFFLLQSCSLNPPYNRPSHTSPPNWRFAADNTSTANNFRWWKQFQDPILDALICEALRYNYDIKIAAATVCAFYARLGIAASAQYPQVNGNIVVGRQQTATALVPSLPGQARIYNVYEGLLNFSFDLDLWGQLQSLTENALYTYLSTIEARRSIVLTVVSGVAAGYLLLRQFDEQLKISNDTLKSRIESLRLAKARFEGGQTSLMEVRQAESEVDDAKVQVIQFELQISLQEDLISVLIGANPSPILRGRSLETLPIPPHIPAGLPSFLLCQRPDIIGAEELIIAANARIGAARAQFLPNISLTGLYGTESTSLKSLFTNPAETWNYSLNALQPIFTGGLLISQVELSNAQKCESINSYIKTIITAFQEVSDALISHQKALELAVVQKHNVEVLKDYLRLATIQYNNGETDYLTFLDAERKLFNVELDYATAQGDCLISVVELYKALGGGWVIDADNISQLTPPCKTECRPSPTLIFEHVIY